GCTACAACGGCCATTGCCATGATTTTGTAAAAGTTTCTCATATTCAGTTGTTTTAGTGAAACATATATATACAAAAAAATCCGTTTGTCACGATGGATAATCGTATCAAACGGATGCAGTGCCTGTATCAATTTCGGGGAGTCAGCCTTGAAGCCGGAAGCCCACAGTCTATTATGCTGTAATTGAACAAACGCCAAATACCCGTGGCGGTTATCTCATCGCGTTTGCAGCAGGTCTTCTGACTTATTCCAGTTTGCCACGCCTTCCCAGTCTTACGACCAGTGGCAGGTTGCGGCAACCTTTTGTTGGAACTTACAGCAGCAGGTACTGTTCCGGATTCTCACCGGATTCCCTTTTAATCCTTGTCGGGTCTTCAGACCGTCAAGGAACTACAACGCCACAAAGGTAACAAAAATGTTTTAAAGTCCAATTATTAACCCAATAAAAATTTCAGCAACTGAATCCATAAGTGACCCAGAAATTTGAGTTTCAGGGATATGACATTTAAATCAAAACCGGATTTACTTTCATCGTTCCCAAATTCAGAAATAGTCCGTGATGTTCAATCATTCCGTTCCGGAACATTTTCCAGAGAATGTTGCATCCGAGTTGCGCCAGCGTAGAGTTGATGAACAAATCCTGCTTTTCTAATGCCTCCGCCAGCGAACAACTCGGACCGGAATCCTCTTCCTTTACTCTTGCGTATTTAACCAATCGGGTAATGACTTTTAGGGAGCCTACCGTTTCATATAACTGAGATGCGGGTTGCTTTATCTTTTTCGGTACGGTTCCCAGAACGACTTGTCCCGATGTCTGCGTGTTCCCGAAATCCATCCAATAAAGCGGGGTTGTATAATCGCGGTAATCCGGGATTTGTACGGCCTTCAGGATGTTCCATAAATCAAGGCGTGATTTGATCGTGTCCGTACAAGTGATGGTAATGTTTGCCATATTATCCCGGCAAGCATTCTTCATCATGGCCGGAAAGATGTCCGGTACTGCTTTCCAGTCGTTTCCGAAGAAGTTGTTGATACGGGTAATAAGGCATTGCGCCTTGTTCAGTCCCATGTCGGAATACCCGAACAACTGGCGTCCGATGTTGGCCTCGGTTACAATGTCCGGATCGTAAAGTGTCACGAACAATCCCGGATGTCCGAGTGCCCGGAGTGTCACATCGAGCCGTGCCAGGCCGGTCAGCACCTGCGAGCCGGTTCCTCCCGCACCGATCAGGTTAACCGTTACCGGATGCTGCGGGTTTATCAGGTAGTTGTCGATATAATGTACTCTTTTCATTTCAGTATGTCTTTAAGTTTCAAATTTCTTAACGGTTTCAACTCTTCAAGGTCGAAGGGCTTGTCTTTGGCCGCTTTCGTCACCAGCACCAGGTTGGACTTGGTGGGGTTCCCGCCACCTCCCAGATGCGAGAACTCCGTCAGCCAGAATTTCTTTTCCCAGTATTCCAACAGGTTTTCATAGGTCAGGTTTTTCGGTTTCTCTATTTTAGCCGAACCTAAACAGACGCTCGCGCCTGTGACATTGAAGAACGGTGCAGTATACAGTTCTGTCTCATCCGTCAGAACCTTGCCCTTGCAGGCATAGACATTCAGGCTGTTCCCGTTTGTCTCGTAAATGATTCCCGGCAGGTTGTATTCCGCATTCTCAACCTTGAGCGATTCCTTGAAGAACATCATTCTTTTCCGTGGAGGATTGTACCAGACGTACTTCTCGCTGCCTTTGCGTGAGTCGCACCACAGCATATTGGAGGGGATTCTCCCGTAAGGGGTATTGCTGCGATGTTCGGAATACCCCCGTACAAGTTCGTTCATGAACTCTACCGTCACGGGCACACCTTCACCCATTTTACCTTTTCCGTCTATTTCCCTCGCTTCCACAAAAAAGGATTCTCCCTCTCGGGAAGCATAGGCAATCAACGCAACACGCGGATGCAGTATGTCGTTGATTTCTTTGGTAAGTTTGTTCGTCTCCATGCTGTCAGTAAATAAAGTTTATGAATCTGTCCGCCCATCTGAAGAAACGTTCCGGATAGTTGTCTTCCTTGGAGAATACCTTATCCGTTTCCGGAGACAAGGCAAATGTCGTAATGGGAATTATGTCATACGTCTCCTGCCTGCTCGAATTATAGAAATCAATCAGGTATTCCGTCATTATGTCCTCACAATTATAAACCACCCGGATTTGTTGCTCCAGCCCCTTAGGATAATACTCCGGCTCTTCATCGAACCACGGGTCATAGGCATAGGACATGATGGATTTGTCTGGGTTGACGAATTCCAGCCCTTGCCTCATGAGGGCGATGAGTTCCTGTTCCAAGCCGTTCCGGCACTCGTACTTGTCAATGGCTTCCGGCAGATTCTTGTAATAGGATTTGCGACACACCCTGTCGAGCAGTTTGTAAATCCTGCCCTCCTTGTATGATTGCAACAACCTGTGCCGTTCCGCACGTTCTTTCTTGTCCTCGCCGTCATCATCCTGCGAGAACATTTCAAACACCCAGTTCGTATCCTCCTCGTCGTTTATGGTGGAAAAACCGTTCGCACTCATCAGGTGATGCAGGAAGGACAACGCGATGCGTCTCAATTTCGGATTCAGGGCTTCCACGAATTTGACCGGGAAATAATACAGGGTATACTTTCCCCACGTATGGGCCTGCCACAAGTTGAAATACAACCGGCCGTTCCGTTCTTCATAATTTACATGCACCGTTTCATCCAGGAGTGCCGCGAATTCATTATAGAGGTTGGCAATGCCTTCCCCGATACTTTTGCCCCGGTCATGCGGTGCATCGACATTCAGCAGTCCGGCATAGCGGAAATAAGAATCACGCAGGAACTCGTAATTCTCCTGCGTGATCAGATTGTGCGATATCCCGTCATGGTCTTCCCTCGTGACCGATTGCGGGGCTATCGGGACGAATGATACGTTTAGAAAAGAATTACAGCCCCGCTCGGAGCCGTAATTCTTTCCGTCCTGTCCACTCCATGCCGGATATTCCGTTCCGTCTGGCTGATGGCCAGCCTCGCGAGTTGTTCCAGTTGATATTTTTTCAAGGGCGTACATGACTTTTCCTTTCTTTTGCTTTTCTTTTTATCCATATCTCCTAACCTTTGGTTCCGATGGTCGTCTTGAACTCGTACACTGCCGTGTCGTTCTCGATGACCGGACCGTGTACCGTTGCCGTTGTCAGCTCCGGATACATGTTGGCATAATAGTTCATCACCGCGTCCGGCATCTCACCCGGCATCGGGTCGGCCAGTACGATTGTTTCACTTCCTTTCCTGAATTTGAAGGTCCGATTGAGACCGTTTACTGTCATTGCCATAACTTATGCTGTTTGATGTTGGTAATGGGGTGTCTGAATCATGTCTGCCGGGAAGTCCAGGTATTCCTCGTAATCCTCCGGCCGGTAAGTCGGTTCATCCTGTGGCGGATATTGCTGGTGCTGGTACGACGCCTGCCGTTCAGTGTAATAAGGCGGCATTTGCTCCCCGTAATGCGGCTGCTGTCCGCCTTGTCCGTCCTGGGGATAGGCTCCCTGCTGCGGATACGGGTACGGCTGTTGCGGCGGCATCTGCGGTTGTGCCGGCCGGTGATACGCCGGTTGCTGTCCCTGCATCGGCTGCGGTGCAGGTTGCTGTGGAGGCTGTTGTACATACTGTCGGGGTTGCTGTGGAGGCATCTGTCCGACCGGCTGCTGGGCCACCGGTTTCTGTTCCGCTACATACTGGACTTCCTGTTGCGGAGGCTGTTGCTCGGCCTGCTCCATGAGGTCGAACAGGCTGCCCTGATTCATCGCCCTTTTCTGCTCCTCGATTTTCTCGTCCACCGTCTTCCGGTTCTGCTCGGTGGCGTATAACCGGGCTTGTCCCAGCGCGGTGATGGCCTCCTTGTGGTTCTTCGCGGCAATCAGTTCCTCCGCCTTCTTCATGTGCTTCTCGTATTTCTCACGCTTATCTTTCTCTTCCTTCGTCTCCTTGGCTTTCTCTTCCTTCGAGGCCTTGCTGTTTGCCGCAGCCTTGTCCGCCTGCTTCTCGAACTCCGCCATGTTGGTCAGGAGTCCGGAAACCTTCCGTACAGGATTGGCAATCGCGTTCATGAATCCCGCATCAAGTTCTTCGGGCAGTCCCGACAGCGTAAGCGGGACGATGTGGTTCTGGGCCTCGTCCTTGAGACCGTTCGACTTCGGCAATACGGATACCGTCATGCCGGTGGCTGACTTGCGGATGACCATCGTGATATCCACGCTCTGGGCCATCAATTGATTGATTTGAGTAAAAAACATAACTTGAAGTATTAAATGTTAGACATTGATTTTATGCGTCCTTGAAAAATTCCGCCAACAGCCGGTTCCTGTCCGGGTGGCGTATGATCTGCTGCAAGGGTTCGAGCAGTTTTGATATATGCACCGGTCCGGTCGTTCCACGGGGCGGAAGTTTGATTTCCGGCATTTCGGGTACAGCGGGTGCGGTCGGAGGCGTGTTTTTCCTGATCCGGATACTTGCCGGCATTCCCACTGTCAGGGGCATCATCGGCCTTGTCTGAGTTGTCATTGCTTGTTGTTCCATATTTTCATTTATTAAATTGTGGATACTCGGGGCTTTGGCAGCCCCTTTGAACTATAAGGGCGGTACAGCGGCCGCTTCCGGCAAGGCAAGGTTTTCGGGAAAAATACCGGAGCGAAGCGAGGATGATTTTTGCCGAAACCTGAAAGGTCCGACCTTGCCTGCCGTACAGAAGCGGTCGCTACCTTTGCCCGTTAGTTCAATGCGGGTTGCCAAGGGCTGATGTGTTCCCTTTTTCCTTTCGGGATTCTCCCGGTGCCGGTTGTCCTTATCCTCCCAAAGCAAAAAGAGCCGCCCTGAAAAGGCAGCTCCCCTGAACGGATGAATCATGCACGGTTTGTATTCACACGACCTGTTCATAACTTTCTTCTTTGATGCGGTTCTCGTACTGCGTCACCCTGGCCATGACCATATCCATGAACAATGCGCCGTTCTTACGGTCGTTCCCGAAATACCCGACCATCCGCCAGATATTCCGGTCATAGGATTTCCATTTCTCGTGATAGTGGCTTCCCATGCGTCTGCCGTAACGTTCCCGGAACAGTTCTTCCGACAGGGCTTCATCGTTGTTATGGTTGTACCACCAGCGGTAGACGCGAAAAAAGAAGTCGTAACAGGCATCCTTGTCACGGCTTTCGGGCAAAGTGATTGCTTTTATTTCCATACATTATATAATTAGAAGATTAGAAAACTCAGTATGGCGGCGATGATGGCCAGTGTTACCAGGAGGCAGGCTATCGCGTAGAGGAACCGGAAGAATCCCCTGCAAAAGACGATGGCGACAGCCGCCCACACGGGAGATACTCCCCGCGTGTAGAGATAGCTGAAACCAAGTGCCGTGAGCAGTATGAGGATAATTCTCCATATCCGTTTCTTCCTTTTTGATGCGGTCGTTGTCTTCATTGTATTCCTTATTTATGTGAAACATCCCGTCGTTTCCGATTCGGGGGCAAGACAGCGGAGCGCCCCCGCACGCAAGGTTTTCGGAAAAAATACCGGAGCGGAGCGAGGATGATTTTTGCCGAAACCTGAAAGGCCCCGACCTTGCGCTGCGGAAAAGGGCACGGAGCTACATTTGCCAAGAATCGGAACGGCGGGATGCCTTTCTCCGTCTTTCGTCTTCTACAAGAATAGCGTGTAACGGCTCCACGCTATATCTTACCGGTTGTATGGTCCGTCAATGTCCCGTGGACTTCCTGCCCGTGTTCTTCCGTCCCGACTGTTTCGGGGCGTTCCTTGCCTGCGGTTTGGGGAACGAGAGCGTAACGTTATACTCCTTGTCGAATGCCAGGGCAGCGTCGAACGCCGTCCCTTTCTTGCCCTTGAAGCCCTTGATGAGCTTGGTGGTTCCCGAAGAAAAGAGCTGCGCGAGATGCTGGTCGGTCAGCTCCTTGTTCAGAAAGCGTCTGAAAACGAGCAGTCCGCACCCCTCGTTGTTGCATTTGGCAAGTTTCTGCCGGAGGATGATTTTCCCTTTTCCGCACTTGGGGCATACGATGCCGCCGCTTGCCGTTTCGGGGAAACGGATGGAAAGTACCTCTTCGGTGACCTGGCGGGCATAGACGCTGATGGAGCGCATGAAGGTTTCCGGGGAGAGCTTGTGCCGCTCGATCTGCATGAGCGTCTTTTCCCAACTGCCGGTCAGTTCCACGTCCGCCACGCGCATTTTTCTGACGGCTTCATAGACGGCCATTCCCTTGTCGGTCGGCACGAGTGCTTTC
The window above is part of the Butyricimonas paravirosa genome. Proteins encoded here:
- a CDS encoding PRTRC system ThiF family protein gives rise to the protein MKRVHYIDNYLINPQHPVTVNLIGAGGTGSQVLTGLARLDVTLRALGHPGLFVTLYDPDIVTEANIGRQLFGYSDMGLNKAQCLITRINNFFGNDWKAVPDIFPAMMKNACRDNMANITITCTDTIKSRLDLWNILKAVQIPDYRDYTTPLYWMDFGNTQTSGQVVLGTVPKKIKQPASQLYETVGSLKVITRLVKYARVKEEDSGPSCSLAEALEKQDLFINSTLAQLGCNILWKMFRNGMIEHHGLFLNLGTMKVNPVLI
- a CDS encoding prokaryotic E2 ligase family D protein encodes the protein METNKLTKEINDILHPRVALIAYASREGESFFVEAREIDGKGKMGEGVPVTVEFMNELVRGYSEHRSNTPYGRIPSNMLWCDSRKGSEKYVWYNPPRKRMMFFKESLKVENAEYNLPGIIYETNGNSLNVYACKGKVLTDETELYTAPFFNVTGASVCLGSAKIEKPKNLTYENLLEYWEKKFWLTEFSHLGGGGNPTKSNLVLVTKAAKDKPFDLEELKPLRNLKLKDILK
- a CDS encoding PRTRC system protein C, whose amino-acid sequence is MAMTVNGLNRTFKFRKGSETIVLADPMPGEMPDAVMNYYANMYPELTTATVHGPVIENDTAVYEFKTTIGTKG
- a CDS encoding PRTRC system protein E; its protein translation is MFFTQINQLMAQSVDITMVIRKSATGMTVSVLPKSNGLKDEAQNHIVPLTLSGLPEELDAGFMNAIANPVRKVSGLLTNMAEFEKQADKAAANSKASKEEKAKETKEEKDKREKYEKHMKKAEELIAAKNHKEAITALGQARLYATEQNRKTVDEKIEEQKRAMNQGSLFDLMEQAEQQPPQQEVQYVAEQKPVAQQPVGQMPPQQPRQYVQQPPQQPAPQPMQGQQPAYHRPAQPQMPPQQPYPYPQQGAYPQDGQGGQQPHYGEQMPPYYTERQASYQHQQYPPQDEPTYRPEDYEEYLDFPADMIQTPHYQHQTA